The following coding sequences lie in one Pseudomonas svalbardensis genomic window:
- the msbA gene encoding lipid A export permease/ATP-binding protein MsbA — protein MSDAPPKAGQDSSLKIYFRLLGYVKPYIGLFLVSIVGFVIFASTQPMLAGILKYFVDGLSNPEAVLFPTVPYLQDLQLLMAVPLLIILIAAWQGLGSFLGNYYLAKVSLGLVHDLRVELFNKLLVLPNRYFDTHNSGHLISRITFNVTMVTGAATDAIKVVIREGLTVVFLFAYLLWMNWKLTLVMLAILPIIAIMVSSTSKKFRKQSKKIQVAMGDVTHVASETIQGYRVVRSFGGESYEERRFAEASQSNTDKQLRMTKTGAVYTPMLQLVIYTAMAVLMFLVLFLRGDATAGDLVAYITAAGLLPKPIRQLSEVSSTIQKGVAGAESIFEQLDVEPEIDKGTVERDRVSGHLDVRNLSFTYPGTEREVLKNISFTAAPGQMIALVGRSGSGKSTLASLIPRFYHHETGEIMLDDVEIEDYRLRNLRRHVAQVTQHVTLFNDTIANNIAYGDLAGAPRADIEKAATDAYAMDFISEMPQGLDTQVGENGVLLSGGQRQRLAIARALLKNAPLLILDEATSALDTESERHIQAALDQVMKGRTTLVIAHRLTTIEKADLILVMDHGEIVERGTHAQLLAQNGYYSRLHAMGLDTPVGDIA, from the coding sequence ATGAGTGACGCACCGCCCAAAGCGGGACAGGATTCCAGCCTGAAAATCTATTTTCGGCTATTGGGGTATGTAAAACCCTATATCGGCCTATTCCTGGTGAGTATCGTCGGCTTCGTGATCTTTGCCTCGACGCAGCCCATGCTCGCAGGGATTCTCAAATATTTCGTCGATGGCCTGAGCAACCCCGAAGCGGTGCTCTTCCCGACTGTTCCCTATCTGCAAGACTTGCAGTTGCTGATGGCCGTGCCGCTGCTCATCATCCTGATCGCCGCCTGGCAAGGCCTGGGGTCTTTCCTGGGTAACTATTACCTGGCCAAAGTCTCCCTTGGGCTGGTCCACGACTTGCGTGTCGAACTGTTCAACAAATTATTGGTATTGCCCAACCGTTATTTCGACACCCATAACTCCGGGCACCTGATTTCGCGCATCACCTTCAACGTGACCATGGTCACCGGTGCGGCCACGGACGCTATCAAAGTGGTCATTCGTGAAGGCCTGACCGTGGTGTTCCTGTTTGCTTACCTGTTGTGGATGAACTGGAAACTGACCCTGGTGATGCTGGCGATCCTGCCCATCATCGCGATCATGGTGAGCAGCACCAGCAAAAAATTCCGCAAGCAGAGCAAGAAGATCCAGGTGGCGATGGGCGACGTGACTCACGTAGCCTCCGAGACCATCCAGGGCTATCGCGTGGTGCGCAGCTTCGGTGGCGAAAGCTATGAAGAGCGTCGTTTCGCCGAAGCCAGTCAGAGCAACACTGACAAGCAACTGCGCATGACCAAGACCGGCGCGGTCTACACGCCGATGCTGCAACTGGTGATCTACACCGCCATGGCGGTGCTGATGTTCCTGGTGCTGTTCCTGCGCGGCGACGCCACCGCCGGTGACCTGGTGGCCTACATCACCGCGGCCGGCCTGTTGCCCAAGCCGATTCGTCAACTGTCGGAAGTCAGCTCGACAATCCAGAAAGGCGTTGCAGGTGCCGAAAGCATTTTCGAGCAACTGGACGTCGAACCAGAGATTGACAAGGGTACCGTCGAGCGCGATCGCGTCAGCGGCCATCTGGACGTGCGCAACCTGAGCTTCACCTATCCGGGGACCGAGCGTGAGGTGCTGAAGAACATCAGCTTCACGGCGGCACCGGGGCAAATGATCGCCCTGGTAGGGCGCTCGGGTAGCGGCAAGTCGACCCTGGCCAGCCTGATTCCGCGTTTCTATCACCACGAAACCGGCGAAATCATGCTCGATGACGTGGAAATCGAAGACTATCGTCTGCGCAATCTGCGTCGACACGTGGCGCAGGTGACACAGCATGTGACCCTGTTCAACGACACCATCGCCAACAACATCGCTTACGGTGACCTGGCCGGCGCCCCACGTGCCGACATTGAAAAGGCCGCGACGGATGCTTACGCGATGGACTTCATCTCGGAAATGCCGCAAGGCCTGGACACCCAGGTCGGGGAAAACGGCGTGTTGCTGTCCGGTGGTCAGCGTCAACGCCTGGCGATTGCCCGGGCCTTGTTGAAGAATGCACCGTTGCTGATTCTCGACGAGGCAACGTCGGCGCTCGATACCGAGTCCGAGCGGCACATTCAGGCGGCACTGGATCAGGTCATGAAAGGTCGCACCACGCTGGTGATTGCTCACCGGTTGACGACCATCGAGAAAGCCGACCTGATCCTGGTCATGGATCATGGCGAAATCGTCGAGCGCGGCACCCACGCTCAACTGCTGGCGCAAAACGGCTACTACTCGCGCCTGCATGCAATGGGCCTCGACACCCCGGTTGGCGACATCGCCTGA
- the hldE gene encoding bifunctional D-glycero-beta-D-manno-heptose-7-phosphate kinase/D-glycero-beta-D-manno-heptose 1-phosphate adenylyltransferase HldE yields the protein MKLSMPRFDQAPVLVVGDVMLDRYWHGGTSRISPEAPVPVVKVEQIEDRPGGAANVALNIAALGAPASLVGVTGDDEAADSLANSLKGAGVRALFQRIAHQPTIVKLRVMSRHQQLLRIDFEEPFATDALALGAQVDELLEGIKVLVLSDYGKGALKNHQALIQAARARGIPVLADPKGKDFSIYRGASLITPNLSEFETIVGGCADEHELVSKGAQLMHDLDLGALLVTRGEHGMTLLRPDHPALHLPARAREVFDVTGAGDTVISTLAAAIAAGEELPHAVALANLAAGIVVGKLGTAAISAPELRRAIQREEGSERGVLGLEQLLLAVDDARAHKEKIVFTNGCFDILHAGHVTYLEQARAQGDRLIVAVNDDASVSRLKGPGRPINSVDRRMAVLAGLGAVDWVISFAEGTPENLLREVKPDVLVKGGDYGIEQVVGADIVTAYGGTVKVLGLVENSSTTAIVEKIRKSE from the coding sequence ATGAAGTTGTCCATGCCGCGATTCGATCAAGCCCCTGTCTTGGTGGTCGGCGATGTCATGCTCGACCGTTACTGGCATGGTGGTACCTCACGGATTTCCCCTGAGGCGCCGGTACCGGTAGTCAAGGTCGAGCAAATCGAGGACCGCCCGGGCGGTGCCGCCAACGTTGCGTTGAACATTGCCGCCCTCGGCGCCCCAGCCTCGCTGGTCGGCGTGACCGGCGACGATGAAGCCGCCGACAGCCTGGCCAATAGCCTCAAGGGCGCTGGCGTACGAGCGTTGTTCCAGCGCATCGCGCACCAGCCGACCATCGTCAAGCTGCGGGTCATGAGCCGTCACCAGCAACTGTTGCGTATCGACTTCGAAGAACCTTTCGCCACCGACGCCCTGGCGTTGGGCGCGCAAGTCGACGAGTTGCTCGAAGGCATCAAGGTGCTGGTGCTGTCCGACTACGGCAAAGGCGCGCTGAAAAACCATCAAGCGCTGATCCAGGCAGCCCGTGCCCGTGGCATTCCGGTGCTGGCCGACCCCAAGGGCAAGGATTTCTCGATCTATCGGGGTGCGAGCCTGATCACCCCGAATCTCAGTGAGTTCGAAACCATCGTCGGCGGTTGCGCCGATGAGCACGAGCTGGTGAGCAAGGGCGCGCAGCTGATGCACGACCTCGACCTCGGCGCATTGCTGGTGACCCGCGGCGAACACGGCATGACCCTGCTGCGTCCGGATCATCCGGCGCTGCACCTGCCGGCCCGTGCCCGTGAAGTGTTCGATGTGACCGGTGCCGGCGACACGGTGATTTCCACCCTGGCGGCCGCCATTGCCGCGGGCGAAGAACTGCCCCACGCTGTGGCCCTGGCCAACCTGGCGGCGGGCATCGTGGTCGGCAAACTGGGTACGGCGGCCATCAGCGCACCGGAACTGCGTCGCGCGATCCAGCGTGAAGAAGGTTCCGAGCGCGGTGTGCTGGGCCTCGAGCAGCTGCTGCTGGCGGTCGATGATGCGCGTGCGCATAAAGAGAAGATCGTCTTCACCAACGGCTGCTTCGACATTTTGCACGCCGGCCACGTGACCTACCTCGAACAGGCACGGGCCCAAGGCGATCGCTTGATCGTCGCGGTAAACGACGATGCGTCGGTCAGCCGCCTGAAAGGGCCGGGTCGTCCGATCAACAGCGTCGACCGTCGCATGGCCGTACTGGCAGGTCTGGGCGCCGTGGATTGGGTGATCAGCTTCGCTGAAGGCACTCCGGAAAACCTGCTGCGCGAGGTCAAGCCGGATGTGCTGGTCAAGGGTGGGGACTACGGAATCGAGCAGGTTGTCGGCGCGGACATCGTGACCGCTTACGGCGGAACGGTGAAAGTGCTGGGGCTGGTGGAAAACAGCTCGACTACCGCGATTGTCGAGAAGATCCGCAAGTCCGAGTAA
- a CDS encoding metal ABC transporter ATPase, translated as MPRTLIRKNPSNFKTLPLFVEATPEGLSYQSVGMPLNFSQTLQRRRPVTVTDTQRFSLELANLGVSVRLTLHWQNRDYWVLVRQRRQDRGDVVLKLISGYVPAHELNLPLHTAIQEIAEECLLETPEGWLGGRFNDTWLPAPYSSALHYREALPFRLTPLSGSARPVRCAKMQLIERPRAYVHLPTASLQLIYDLRLDVPKEAKSLSLFHVDERLEGDQLVARLDRKRPDLYLMPLQDGQPMAELYTLKKDQLYPASTRGLYLAESFAQQEGWLVREERIRWKDWVRQQGLSPPGKDSGLARLRGKAKQLLKRIVPRKKVSS; from the coding sequence ATGCCGCGTACGCTCATAAGAAAGAACCCGAGCAACTTCAAGACCCTGCCGTTATTCGTCGAAGCGACTCCCGAAGGCCTGAGTTATCAAAGCGTCGGGATGCCGCTCAATTTCTCTCAGACGCTGCAACGTCGCCGCCCGGTGACGGTCACCGACACTCAGCGGTTTTCGCTGGAGCTGGCCAACCTCGGGGTTTCGGTGCGCCTGACCCTGCATTGGCAAAACCGCGATTATTGGGTGTTAGTGCGTCAGCGTCGGCAAGACCGCGGCGACGTGGTGCTCAAACTGATCTCCGGTTACGTGCCCGCCCATGAGCTGAACCTGCCGCTGCACACCGCGATTCAGGAAATTGCCGAAGAGTGCCTGCTGGAAACCCCGGAAGGCTGGCTCGGCGGGCGCTTCAACGACACTTGGCTGCCGGCGCCCTACTCGTCCGCGCTGCATTATCGCGAAGCCCTGCCGTTTCGCCTGACGCCGTTGTCCGGTTCGGCGCGGCCGGTGCGGTGCGCCAAGATGCAGTTGATCGAACGCCCGAGGGCTTACGTGCATTTGCCGACGGCTTCGCTGCAATTGATCTATGACTTGCGTCTGGACGTACCCAAGGAAGCCAAATCCCTGAGTTTGTTTCATGTCGACGAACGACTGGAAGGCGATCAACTGGTGGCCCGGCTCGATCGAAAACGTCCCGATTTGTACTTGATGCCGCTGCAGGACGGCCAACCGATGGCCGAGCTCTATACCTTGAAAAAGGATCAGCTGTACCCGGCGAGTACTCGCGGGTTGTACCTGGCAGAGAGTTTTGCCCAGCAGGAAGGCTGGCTGGTGAGGGAAGAGCGGATTCGCTGGAAGGATTGGGTGCGGCAGCAGGGCTTGAGCCCGCCGGGGAAAGATTCAGGTTTGGCGCGGTTGCGTGGGAAGGCGAAGCAATTGCTGAAGAGAATCGTACCGCGTAAAAAAGTCAGTTCCTGA